In Bombina bombina isolate aBomBom1 chromosome 6, aBomBom1.pri, whole genome shotgun sequence, a single genomic region encodes these proteins:
- the CLDN7 gene encoding claudin-7: MANSGLQLLGFVMALLGWIGLIAATILPQWRMSSYAGDNIITAVAIYQGLWMSCVTQSTGQIQCKVYDSLLQLDTALQATRALMVLSIVVGVFGLAVSTMGMKCTKCGGDDKVKKARIAMTGGFVFLLAGLAALIACSWYGHQIIRDFYNPLTPVNTKYEFGAGVFLGWAGSLLVILGGALLACSCPRKNNYNTRYPKGGARTKAPSSGKEYV; this comes from the exons ATGGCCAACTCCGGACTCCAGTTACTTGGCTTTGTCATGGCTCTTTTGGGCTGGATAGGActgatagctgccaccatcctgCCCCAATGGAGAATGTCGTCTTATGCGGGGGATAATATAATAACGGCGGTAGCCATATACCAAGGTCTATGGATGTCCTGTGTCACCCAGAGCACAGGACAAATTCAGTGCAAGGTCTATGACTCCCTTCTACAATTGGACA CTGCTCTGCAGGCAACAAGAGCGCTTATGGTGCTCTCTATTGTGGTGGGAGTCTTTGGCCTTGCAGTTTCTACTATGGGGATGAAATGTACTAAGTGCGGAGGGGATGATAAAGTGAAGAAAGCTCGCATTGCCATGACTGGAGGCTTTGTCTTCTTGCTTGCAG GTCTAGCTGCTCTCATAGCCTGCTCCTGGTATGGCCATCAAATAATCCGGGATTTCTATAACCCACTTACCCCAGTCAACACAAA GTATGAGTTTGGAGCCGGAGTTTTCCTTGGCTGGGCTGGATCTCTTCTGGTCATTCTTGGTGGTGCTCTGTTAGCTTGCTCTTGTCCACGTAAAAACAACTACAATACCAGATATCCCAAGGGCGGTGCACGCACCAAGGCCCCTTCAAGTGGCAAAGAATATGTCTGA